A DNA window from Vigna unguiculata cultivar IT97K-499-35 chromosome 10, ASM411807v1, whole genome shotgun sequence contains the following coding sequences:
- the LOC114166198 gene encoding UDP-galactose/UDP-glucose transporter 2-like isoform X1 — protein sequence MSNAEKARTLFGISLSQRPKWQQFFICSSGFFFGYLVNGICEEYVYNRLHFSYGWYFTFIQGFVYLFLIYLYGFTSKQMVNPWKTYVKLSAVLMGSHGLTKGSLAFLNYPAQIMFKSTKVLPVMMMGSFIPGLRRKYPVHEYVSAVLLVIGLIMFTLADAQTSPNFSLIGVLMISGALIMDSFLGNLQEAIFTLNPQTTQMEMLFCSTLVGLPLLIPPMLFTGELFQAWTSCSQHLYVYGVLVFEAMATFIGQVSVLSLIALFGAATTAMITTARKAVTLLLSYLIFTKPMTEQHATGLLLIAMGICLKIFLDDKSNKKTSNSSPIVNIPKPSEHKELQAQLDYAGEDEERRPFV from the exons ATGTCAAACGCAGAGAAAGCTCGAACTTTATTTGGAATTTCTCTCTCTCAGAGACCCAAATGGCAGCAATTTTTCATTTGCTCTTCTGGTTTCTTCTTTGGGTACCTTGTTAATGGCATCTGTGag GAATATGTGTATAACAGGCTTCATTTTAG CTATGGTTGGTACTTCACTTTTATTCAAGGATTTGTTTACTTGTTTCTGATTTATCTCTACGGTTTCACAAGCAAGCAAATGGTGAATCCATGGAAAACTTATGTGAAGCTTTCAGCTGTGCTTATGGGATCCCATGGCCTAACAAAGGGATCTTTGGCTTTTCTGAACTACCCTGCACAAATCATGTTCAAATCCACAAAG GTTCTTCCAGTGATGATGATGGGTTCCTTCATACCAGGTCTAAGAAGAAAATATCCAGTTCATGAATATGTATCTGCTGTTCTTCTGGTCATTGGCTTGATCATGTTCACTCTAGCAGATGCACAAACATCACCCAATTTCAGTCTCATTGGAGTTCTCATGATATCTGGTGCTTTGATCATGGACTCCTTCTTGGGAAATCTGCAAGAAGCTATCTTCACATTGAATCCTCAAACCACACAG ATGGAGATGCTTTTCTGCTCTACTCTGGTGGGTTTGCCTTTGTTAATCCCTCCCATGCTTTTTACAGGAGAGTTATTCCAAGCATGGACTTCATGTTCACAG CATTTGTATGTGTATGGAGTGTTAGTGTTTGAAGCAATGGCAACATTTATTGGCCAGGTTTCTGTGTTGTCACTCATTGCTCTTTTTGGAGCTGCCACTACAGCCATG ATAACAACTGCAAGAAAGGCTGTGACATTGCTACTGTCATacctcatttttaccaaaccaATGACAGAACAACATGCGACTGGACTTCTACTGATAGCTATGGGGATTTGCTTGAAGATATTTCTTGATGACAAATCTAACAAAAAGACCTCAAATTCTTCTCCCATTGTCAATATTCCAAAACCTTCTGAGCACAAAGAACTTCAGGCACAGTTAGATTATgcaggagaagatgaagaaagaagACCATTTGTCTAA
- the LOC114166198 gene encoding UDP-galactose/UDP-glucose transporter 4-like isoform X2 — MSNAEKARTLFGISLSQRPKWQQFFICSSGFFFGYLVNGICEEYVYNRLHFSKQMVNPWKTYVKLSAVLMGSHGLTKGSLAFLNYPAQIMFKSTKVLPVMMMGSFIPGLRRKYPVHEYVSAVLLVIGLIMFTLADAQTSPNFSLIGVLMISGALIMDSFLGNLQEAIFTLNPQTTQMEMLFCSTLVGLPLLIPPMLFTGELFQAWTSCSQHLYVYGVLVFEAMATFIGQVSVLSLIALFGAATTAMITTARKAVTLLLSYLIFTKPMTEQHATGLLLIAMGICLKIFLDDKSNKKTSNSSPIVNIPKPSEHKELQAQLDYAGEDEERRPFV, encoded by the exons ATGTCAAACGCAGAGAAAGCTCGAACTTTATTTGGAATTTCTCTCTCTCAGAGACCCAAATGGCAGCAATTTTTCATTTGCTCTTCTGGTTTCTTCTTTGGGTACCTTGTTAATGGCATCTGTGag GAATATGTGTATAACAGGCTTCATTTTAG CAAGCAAATGGTGAATCCATGGAAAACTTATGTGAAGCTTTCAGCTGTGCTTATGGGATCCCATGGCCTAACAAAGGGATCTTTGGCTTTTCTGAACTACCCTGCACAAATCATGTTCAAATCCACAAAG GTTCTTCCAGTGATGATGATGGGTTCCTTCATACCAGGTCTAAGAAGAAAATATCCAGTTCATGAATATGTATCTGCTGTTCTTCTGGTCATTGGCTTGATCATGTTCACTCTAGCAGATGCACAAACATCACCCAATTTCAGTCTCATTGGAGTTCTCATGATATCTGGTGCTTTGATCATGGACTCCTTCTTGGGAAATCTGCAAGAAGCTATCTTCACATTGAATCCTCAAACCACACAG ATGGAGATGCTTTTCTGCTCTACTCTGGTGGGTTTGCCTTTGTTAATCCCTCCCATGCTTTTTACAGGAGAGTTATTCCAAGCATGGACTTCATGTTCACAG CATTTGTATGTGTATGGAGTGTTAGTGTTTGAAGCAATGGCAACATTTATTGGCCAGGTTTCTGTGTTGTCACTCATTGCTCTTTTTGGAGCTGCCACTACAGCCATG ATAACAACTGCAAGAAAGGCTGTGACATTGCTACTGTCATacctcatttttaccaaaccaATGACAGAACAACATGCGACTGGACTTCTACTGATAGCTATGGGGATTTGCTTGAAGATATTTCTTGATGACAAATCTAACAAAAAGACCTCAAATTCTTCTCCCATTGTCAATATTCCAAAACCTTCTGAGCACAAAGAACTTCAGGCACAGTTAGATTATgcaggagaagatgaagaaagaagACCATTTGTCTAA